The Arachis hypogaea cultivar Tifrunner chromosome 14, arahy.Tifrunner.gnm2.J5K5, whole genome shotgun sequence genome has a segment encoding these proteins:
- the LOC112742835 gene encoding uncharacterized protein: protein MSRKHKRGYFSPDVNEQQPITIFLNHGGSDRSSGGGGRIIGRNKKRIIESFTLPKDSTMSTPVRFLIQIGTKVASAIRDVSMRRRSSRKVSSSSSSSTLVRSYSVSDHTTDSHRAEAVEDCIEFLHSSSTRERPS from the coding sequence ATGTCAAGAAAACACAAAAGGGGGTACTTTAGTCCTGACGTTAATGAGCAACAACCAATTACCATCTTTCTCAACCACGGTGGCAGCGACAGAAGCAGTGGCGGTGGTGGAAGGATTATTGGAAGAAACAAAAAGAGGATCATTGAAAGTTTTACGTTGCCAAAAGACTCAACAATGTCTACTCCTGTGAGGTTCCTTATACAGATTGGGACAAAGGTGGCAAGTGCTATAAGAGATGTTTCTATGAGGAGGAGATCCTCAAGAaaagtttcttcttcttcttcttcttccactttGGTGAGATCATACTCAGTATCAGATCACACTACTGATTCGCATCGAGCTGAAGCTGTGGAAGATTGCATTGAGTTCTTGCATTCTTCTTCAACTAGGGAAAGACCAAGTTGA
- the LOC112742836 gene encoding uncharacterized protein: MVESERLSYIRFNQPKLRVEKYNLLHECLVRGEANAVSTGQRVILPSSFTGGPRYMFNNCKDAFAICKHFGYPSFFVTMTCNPEWDEIKRLLRGTGLKAEDRPDITSTIFKIKLNKLIRDFKYDDIFGKISAYVCTIEFQKRSLPHAHILLFMHPLSRPRSPGDIDKLISAQILDKHRKPKLYAAVEKFMVHGPCGKHNKNIPCMVNGMCSKYFPKLFREHTVIDEAGFPKYCRPDNGRTINKKSAILSNSFVVPYNPTLLLRYGCHINVEHTCQTSAIKYLFKYVHKGNDRVTASFYQTSDNGHVSPIVDEIKNYYDCRYISACEAAWRLYGYDIQVKEPAVIRLPFHLPDENPIVFKDYENIQDVISRADTKLTKLQSWFIVNKFFPFARLTHVPRGNDEDYYLRLLLNIQKGCTSFEDLRTVDGVAHSSFKEACYALGLLQDDKEFIDAIIEASTWASANYVRDLFVMLLISNNIACPDFVWDRCYKELSEDILFEQRRIHHLEDLQLSDEQIMNLTLAKLEDRMQSNGRSLKEFECMPYPSLDDVNVLEDRLVLDELNFDRSLLTQQYIQSLNTMTDEQRTAFDIIIDSVNNDRGGFFFLYGYGGTGKTFIWRTLSAYLRSSGNTVLNVASSGIASLLLPNGRTAHSRFKIPLSINEDSICNIKQGTPLSKLICKAKLIIWDEAPMLSKYCYEALDKSLKDILRFEPSFNTDIPFGGKVVVLGGDFRHILPVIPMGSRQDIVQASISSSYLWQFCTILKLSKNMRLTAGGDSTDGESEVVIPKDILINDTDDGFHNLVTFVYADLLLNLNNIDYFKERTILAPTLEVVHDVNNTIMEYINADEKVYLSSDSLCAEEGNMEYEMDAM, from the exons ATGGTGGAGTCTGAGCGCCTTAGTTACATACGTTTTAACCAACCTAAATTGAGGGTTGAAAAGTATAACTTATTACATGAATGCTTGGTTAGGGGTGAAGCTAATGCTGTATCAACCGGTCAAAGGGTAATTCTTCCAAGCAGTTTTACTGGTGGACCTAGATACATGTTCAATAACTGCAAAGATGCATTTGCAATTTGCAAGCATTTTGGCTATCCAAGTTTTTTTGTCACTATGACATGCAATCCTGAGTGGGATGAGATAAAGCGTTTACTAAGAGGTACTGGCCTTAAAGCAGAGGATCGTCCTGATATTACATCAACGATTTTCAAGATTAAGCTAAATAAGTTGATAAGAGATTTTAAGTATGATGACATTTTTGGAAAGATTTCTGCAT ATGTATGTACTATTGAATTTCAGAAGAGAAGCCTTCCTCATGCTCATATTCTTTTGTTCATGCATCCTCTTTCAAGGCCAAGGTCTCCTGGTGATATTGATAAGTTGATATCAGCCCAAATACTAGATAAACATAGAAAACCTAAATTATATGCTGCTGTTGAGAAATTCATGGTTCATGGTCCATGTGGGAAGCATAACAAGAATATCCCTTGCATGGTAAATGGGATGTGCTCCAAATATTTTCCTAAACTATTCAGAGAACATACTGTTATTGATGAAGCTGGATTTCCGAAGTATTGTAGGCCAGACAACGGACGCACCATTAACAAAAAAAGTGCtattctttctaactcttttgttGTCCCTTATAACCCAACTTTGTTGTTAAGGTATGGCTGTCACATTAATGTTGAACATACTTGCCAGACTTCTGCAAtcaaatatttatttaagtaTGTTCACAAGGGTAATGATCGTGTAACAGCTTCATTTTATCAGACTTCAGATAATGGTCATGTTTCTCCTATTGTAGATGAGATTAAAAACTATTATGATTGTAGATATATATCAGCATGTGAAGCTGCTTGGAGATTATATGGCTATGATATACAGGTAAAAGAGCCTGCGGTTATCAGACTTCCATTTCACTTACCAGATGAAAATCCTATTGTTTTTAAGGATTATGAGAATATTCAAGATGTCATTAGCCGCGCTGACACGAAGTTAACAAAATTGCAATCATGGTTTATTGTTAATAAGTTCTTTCCATTCGCCAG ATTGACCCATGTACCTAGAGGCAATGATGAGGATTATTATCTGAGACTTCTTCTAAACATTCAAAAGGGTTGCACCAGCTTTGAAGACTTACGTACTGTTGATGGTGTTGCACACAGTAGTTTCAAAGAAGCATGTTATGCATTAGGTCTTCTACAAGATGACAAAGAATTCATTGATGCTATTATTGAAGCAAGTACATGGGCTTCAGCTAACTATGTTCGTGACCTTTTTGTCATGCTTCTGATATCCAATAACATTGCTTGCCCTGATTTTGTCTGGGATAGATGCTATAAAGAATTGTCGGAGGATATCTTATTTGAACAAAGAAGGATTCATCATTTGGAAG ATCTTCAATTGTCTGATGAGCAGATCATGAATTTGACACTTGCAAAGCTTGAGGACAGAATGCAAAGTAATGGAAGGTCTCTTAAAGAGTTTGAGTGTATGCCTTACCCGTCATTAGATGATGTAAATGTTTTAGAGGATCGGTTAGTATTGGATGAACTTAATTTTGATCGTTCTTTACTTACTCAACAATATATACAGTCGCTAAACACCATGACAGATGAACAACGTACTGCATTTGACATTATCATTGATTCTGTAAATAATGATCGTGGAGGGTTTTTCTTTTTATATGGTTATGGAGGAACTGGGAAGACATTTATATGGAGGACTCTTTCTGCTTATTTAAGAAGTAGTGGGAACACTGTTCTTAATGTTGCTTCAAGTGGCATTGCTTCTTTATTACTTCCTAATGGTCGTACTGCTCACTCAAGATTCAAGATACCATTAAGCATAAATGAGGATTCTATTTGCAACATAAAGCAAGGCACTCCTCTTTCTAAGCTGATATGTAAGGCAAAACTTATTATATGGGATGAGGCTCCAATGTTAAGCAAGTATTGTTATGAAGCTCTTGACAAATCTTTGAAAGATATCCTTAGATTTGAACCATCATTTAATACAGATATTCCCTTTGGCGGCAAAGTTGTTGTACTTGGTGGAGACTTCAGGCATATTCTTCCAGTAATACCAATGGGCTCGCGTCAAGACATAGTGCAAGCATCCATTAGTTCTTCTTATCTATGGCAATTTTGCACAATCTTAAAGCTTTCAAAGAACATGAGGCTTACTGCTGGAG GTGATTCAACAGATGGTGAGTCTGAGGTAGTCATCCCTAAAGACATTCTAATTAATGATACTGATGATGGGTTTCATAATTTGGTTACATTTGTCTATGCGGATTTATTGTTGAACTTGAATAACATTGATTATTTCAAGGAGCGCACAATTCTAGCACCTACGCTCGAAGTTGTGCATGATGTCAACAATACAATAATGGAATACATTAATGCTGATGAAAAAGTGTATCTTAGTTCGGACTCATTATGTGCTGAAGAGGGCAACATGGAATATGAGATGGATGCTATGTAA